A DNA window from Micromonospora sp. NBC_01739 contains the following coding sequences:
- a CDS encoding DUF4291 domain-containing protein has protein sequence MSVPARQIRALFATDTITVYQAYPPQIAVPAVVAGRFVAPFKRERMTWIKPSFLWMMYRCGWATKSGQERVLAIEITREGFEWALARACLSHYDRDLHGDQATWSRQLKTSPVRVQWDPERSLRLQPLPYRSLQVGLSGEAVDRYVDDWIVAVTDITPTVHRVRDLLRGDDRAAVVHLPVEQVYPIPDQIAASLNASPYVPIGA, from the coding sequence ATGTCCGTTCCCGCTCGTCAGATCCGCGCCCTCTTCGCAACCGACACCATCACCGTCTACCAGGCGTACCCTCCGCAGATTGCGGTGCCGGCGGTGGTGGCCGGCCGTTTCGTGGCCCCCTTCAAGCGGGAGCGGATGACGTGGATCAAGCCGTCCTTCCTGTGGATGATGTACCGCTGTGGCTGGGCCACCAAGTCGGGGCAGGAACGGGTACTGGCCATCGAGATCACGCGGGAAGGATTCGAGTGGGCGCTCGCCCGGGCCTGCCTGAGCCACTACGACCGGGACCTGCACGGTGACCAGGCGACCTGGTCACGGCAGCTGAAGACCAGTCCGGTGCGGGTGCAGTGGGATCCGGAACGGTCCCTGCGTCTTCAGCCGCTGCCGTACCGGTCGCTACAGGTCGGCCTCTCCGGCGAAGCGGTCGACAGGTACGTCGACGACTGGATCGTCGCCGTCACCGACATCACCCCCACCGTGCACCGGGTCCGGGACCTGCTGCGCGGCGACGACCGGGCGGCCGTCGTTCACCTGCCGGTCGAGCAGGTCTACCCGATCCCGGATCAGATCGCCGCCAGCCTCAACGCCAGCCCGTACGTCCCCATCGGTGCCTGA
- a CDS encoding SDR family NAD(P)-dependent oxidoreductase — MNTFTTGHIPAMNSRTVVITGGNSGIGRTAAHALAAKGARVVLAVRDPAKGQAAAATMAGDVVVRRLDLADLASVRTFAEGFSDPIDVLINNAGLMIPPLGRTADGFELQLGTNHLAHFALTNLLLPQITGRVVTVSSSGHRAGAIDFDDLN; from the coding sequence ATGAACACATTCACGACTGGCCACATCCCCGCCATGAACAGCCGGACCGTCGTCATCACCGGCGGAAACAGCGGCATCGGCCGCACCGCCGCCCACGCGCTCGCCGCCAAGGGCGCCCGCGTCGTGCTCGCCGTCCGCGACCCCGCGAAGGGGCAGGCCGCCGCCGCGACCATGGCCGGCGATGTCGTCGTACGCCGACTCGACCTGGCCGACCTCGCCTCGGTGCGTACCTTCGCGGAGGGGTTCAGCGACCCGATCGATGTGCTGATCAACAACGCCGGCCTGATGATCCCGCCCCTCGGCCGCACCGCCGACGGCTTCGAGCTTCAACTCGGCACCAACCACCTGGCGCACTTCGCGCTGACCAACCTGCTGCTGCCGCAGATCACCGGCCGGGTGGTCACGGTCTCCTCCAGCGGGCACCGGGCCGGCGCGATCGACTTCGACGACCTCAACTGA
- a CDS encoding VOC family protein, translating into MSPPTSHRHHSIDYIELTVTDLADAKRFYADAFGWQFTDYGPAYAGIQGGSGSEVGGLRQDQRARTGGGPLVLLYSADLEQSVEAVENAGGVVVAGPYDFPGGRRFHFTDPSGNELGVWAEA; encoded by the coding sequence ATGTCGCCGCCAACCTCGCACCGGCACCATTCCATCGACTACATCGAGCTGACGGTCACCGACCTGGCCGACGCCAAGCGTTTCTACGCCGATGCGTTCGGCTGGCAGTTCACCGACTACGGCCCGGCGTACGCCGGCATCCAGGGCGGGTCCGGCTCTGAGGTGGGCGGCCTGCGCCAGGACCAGCGGGCACGCACGGGCGGAGGTCCACTGGTGCTGCTCTACTCGGCCGACCTGGAGCAGAGCGTCGAGGCGGTCGAGAATGCCGGTGGCGTGGTGGTGGCGGGGCCGTACGACTTCCCCGGCGGTCGGCGCTTCCACTTCACCGATCCGAGCGGAAACGAACTGGGCGTCTGGGCCGAGGCGTAG
- a CDS encoding DUF456 domain-containing protein, with product MSLTETGALISVITALAILAGLAGVVVPGLPALPLCWGGVLVWALFGEAGTGRWLVLAAATVVALGGTVVKYAWPGRNLKRAGVPTATLLVGALLGLVGFFVIPVVGLVIGFVGGIFLMERLRLGDTGLAWPATKQAVAAAGLAMLIEFLAGVVIGALWVAGLVLT from the coding sequence GTGAGCCTGACAGAGACCGGTGCGCTGATATCGGTGATCACCGCGTTGGCCATCCTCGCCGGGCTGGCCGGCGTGGTGGTGCCCGGCCTGCCGGCCCTGCCGCTGTGCTGGGGCGGCGTCCTCGTGTGGGCGCTGTTCGGGGAGGCCGGCACCGGCCGCTGGCTGGTGCTCGCGGCGGCCACCGTCGTCGCCCTGGGCGGCACCGTGGTCAAGTACGCCTGGCCGGGCCGCAACCTCAAGCGGGCCGGGGTACCCACGGCCACCCTGCTGGTCGGGGCCCTGCTCGGTCTGGTCGGCTTCTTCGTCATCCCGGTCGTCGGGCTGGTCATCGGCTTCGTCGGCGGCATCTTCCTGATGGAACGACTGCGGCTGGGCGACACCGGACTGGCCTGGCCCGCCACCAAGCAGGCCGTCGCCGCCGCCGGCCTGGCGATGCTGATCGAGTTCCTGGCCGGGGTGGTGATCGGCGCACTCTGGGTGGCCGGTCTGGTGCTGACCTGA
- a CDS encoding nitroreductase family deazaflavin-dependent oxidoreductase, translating to MSDWNDKVIAEFRANGGQVGGHFAGEPLLLLHTVGARSGQPRVNPMTYQKVDGGYAVFASKAGAPTNPDWYHNLLAQPRVQAEIGTDTVELVARVATEEERERIWNAQKTAYPIFADYERKTTRKIPVIILEPVR from the coding sequence ATGAGTGACTGGAACGACAAGGTCATCGCGGAGTTCCGCGCCAACGGCGGGCAGGTGGGCGGCCACTTCGCCGGTGAGCCGCTACTGCTGTTGCACACGGTCGGCGCCCGGAGCGGCCAGCCCCGCGTCAACCCGATGACTTATCAGAAGGTGGACGGCGGCTACGCGGTGTTCGCCTCCAAGGCCGGGGCGCCCACCAATCCCGACTGGTACCACAACCTGCTCGCTCAGCCCCGGGTCCAGGCGGAGATCGGCACCGACACGGTCGAGCTGGTCGCCCGGGTGGCCACCGAGGAGGAGCGGGAGCGGATCTGGAACGCGCAGAAGACCGCGTACCCCATCTTCGCCGACTACGAGCGCAAGACCACCCGCAAGATCCCGGTGATCATTCTGGAACCCGTTCGGTAG
- a CDS encoding TetR/AcrR family transcriptional regulator yields the protein MSGYHHGNLRAALLAAAERSLRQHGAEQLSLRELAREAGVSHAAPRRHFADRQALLDALAEAGFARLDTELRAALAVAGPEFEPRLHGVATAYLRFATEDAALLDLMFAGKHREGADRLVAAAAAAFGLLNDLIVQGQEQGVLAPGDPQQVGIVLFATLHGIATLTNGNLVPPDLVDGLVPTAVDQFIRGSRPD from the coding sequence ATGTCCGGGTACCACCACGGGAACCTCCGTGCGGCACTGCTCGCCGCCGCCGAGCGCAGCCTGCGCCAACACGGCGCGGAGCAGCTCTCCCTGCGCGAGCTGGCCCGGGAGGCAGGGGTCAGCCACGCCGCGCCGCGCCGGCACTTCGCCGACCGCCAGGCGTTGCTGGACGCGCTCGCGGAGGCCGGTTTCGCCCGACTGGACACGGAGCTGCGCGCGGCGCTCGCCGTCGCCGGGCCGGAGTTCGAACCTCGCCTACACGGTGTGGCAACGGCCTACCTGCGGTTCGCCACCGAGGACGCCGCGCTGCTGGATCTGATGTTCGCCGGCAAACACCGCGAAGGCGCCGACCGGCTCGTCGCCGCCGCGGCGGCGGCGTTCGGGTTGCTGAACGATCTGATCGTGCAGGGGCAGGAGCAGGGCGTACTCGCCCCCGGCGACCCGCAGCAGGTGGGCATCGTGCTGTTCGCGACCCTCCACGGCATCGCCACGCTGACCAACGGCAACCTGGTCCCGCCGGACCTGGTCGACGGTCTCGTGCCGACAGCCGTCGACCAGTTCATCCGAGGATCGCGACCCGACTAG
- a CDS encoding MerR family transcriptional regulator translates to MDELLTVGRVARLTGVSVRTLHHYDEVGLLVPSARTISGHRAYSAADVERLREVLAYRRLGFGLREIADLVGDPATDPVAHLRRLRGLLVDRQDRAAAMVAAIDRELAARAMGIGTTPQEPLKAFGARLYDVIGSAYPATRRTEPRIAARVWAALGDARTVLNVGAGTGSYEPPDREVTAVEPSAVMRAQRPPGAAPCVAAAAESLPFEDQSFDAAMAFSTIHHWHDPIAGLREMRRVARRVVVFTHDASDTGWRHRFWLTRDYLPEVADLVADRPPVDQVAGAIGAHIEPVLIPWDCADGFFEAHWRRPEAYLDERVRGAVSVWTRVGPQAQRRAVETLREDLASGRWAERNREILALDAAELGLRLLVA, encoded by the coding sequence GTGGATGAGCTACTGACCGTCGGGCGGGTGGCGCGGTTGACCGGCGTCAGCGTCCGCACCCTGCATCACTATGACGAGGTCGGCCTGCTGGTGCCGTCCGCCCGGACCATCTCGGGGCACCGGGCGTACTCCGCAGCCGATGTGGAGCGGCTCCGGGAGGTGCTCGCGTACCGGCGGCTGGGTTTCGGGTTGCGGGAGATCGCCGATCTGGTGGGCGACCCGGCCACCGACCCGGTCGCCCACCTGCGCCGGTTGCGTGGCCTGCTGGTGGACCGGCAGGACCGGGCCGCCGCCATGGTGGCGGCCATCGACCGGGAGTTGGCGGCGCGGGCGATGGGCATCGGTACGACCCCGCAGGAGCCGCTGAAAGCCTTCGGAGCCCGGCTGTACGACGTCATCGGGTCGGCGTACCCCGCGACTCGGCGCACCGAGCCCCGGATCGCCGCGCGGGTCTGGGCGGCGCTGGGTGACGCGCGGACGGTCCTGAACGTCGGGGCGGGCACCGGCTCCTATGAACCGCCCGACCGTGAGGTGACGGCGGTGGAACCGTCGGCGGTCATGCGGGCCCAGCGTCCCCCCGGGGCGGCACCGTGTGTGGCAGCCGCTGCGGAAAGCCTGCCCTTCGAGGACCAGTCCTTCGACGCCGCGATGGCCTTCAGCACCATTCACCACTGGCACGACCCGATCGCCGGGCTGCGCGAGATGCGGCGGGTGGCCCGCCGGGTGGTGGTGTTCACCCATGACGCCAGTGACACCGGCTGGCGTCACCGGTTCTGGCTGACCCGCGACTACCTGCCCGAGGTCGCCGACCTGGTGGCCGACCGTCCGCCGGTGGACCAGGTGGCCGGCGCGATCGGGGCCCACATCGAGCCGGTGCTCATCCCGTGGGACTGTGCGGACGGCTTCTTCGAGGCACACTGGCGCCGGCCTGAGGCGTACCTGGACGAGCGGGTCCGTGGGGCGGTGTCGGTATGGACCAGGGTCGGCCCGCAGGCGCAGCGACGGGCGGTCGAGACCCTCCGCGAAGACCTGGCTTCCGGCCGGTGGGCGGAGCGCAACCGGGAGATTCTCGCCCTCGACGCGGCGGAACTCGGCCTCCGCCTGCTGGTGGCCTGA
- a CDS encoding ArsR/SmtB family transcription factor, with protein MHAFDILGDPVRRRILELLADGEQAAGSVSEVIRAEFGISPPAVSQHLRVLRESGFVTVRPDGTRRLYSVEAAPLREIDVWLERFRQFWDQRLDALATELARGRHQRREQRGNP; from the coding sequence GTGCACGCGTTCGACATCCTCGGCGACCCGGTGAGACGCCGGATACTGGAACTGCTCGCCGACGGCGAACAGGCTGCCGGCTCCGTCAGCGAGGTCATCCGGGCCGAGTTCGGCATCTCGCCACCTGCGGTGTCGCAACACCTGCGAGTGCTGAGGGAGTCGGGGTTCGTCACCGTCCGCCCAGACGGCACGCGCCGCCTCTACAGCGTGGAGGCGGCGCCTCTACGGGAAATCGACGTCTGGCTGGAGCGCTTCCGACAGTTCTGGGATCAGCGCCTGGACGCGTTGGCCACCGAGTTGGCCCGCGGCAGACACCAACGCCGCGAACAGCGCGGCAACCCGTAG
- a CDS encoding SRPBCC family protein, protein MIDIVNQINATHRKIGDQSVATGAGRSLLLRRTYSFPIEDVWSACTDPERLSRWLGPIEGDLRVGGRFQLKDNAGGEILRCEEPRLIKVTWVLGEGMPTEVEVRLTPDDDGRTLFELEHASPAEIVDELVRTYGPGGTIGIGGGWDLTLVALDMFLNGVSFDCATWEDTPEAKKFAAASCRAWAPAVQATWGTSDDDLAAATAFAVQHYFPETAH, encoded by the coding sequence ATGATCGACATCGTCAACCAGATCAACGCCACTCATCGGAAGATCGGCGATCAGTCGGTAGCCACCGGGGCCGGGCGATCGCTGTTGCTACGACGGACCTACAGCTTCCCGATCGAAGACGTCTGGAGTGCCTGCACCGACCCGGAACGGCTCAGCCGTTGGCTGGGGCCAATCGAGGGCGACCTGCGGGTCGGCGGCAGGTTCCAGCTCAAGGACAACGCCGGTGGCGAGATCCTTCGCTGCGAGGAACCCCGTCTGATCAAGGTGACCTGGGTACTGGGCGAAGGCATGCCGACCGAGGTCGAGGTACGCCTGACGCCCGATGACGACGGACGCACCCTCTTCGAGTTGGAGCATGCCTCGCCCGCCGAGATCGTCGATGAGCTGGTGCGCACGTACGGTCCCGGTGGCACCATCGGAATCGGCGGCGGCTGGGACCTCACCCTCGTCGCTCTCGACATGTTCCTCAACGGCGTGAGCTTCGACTGCGCCACCTGGGAGGACACCCCCGAAGCGAAGAAGTTCGCCGCGGCCAGCTGCCGCGCCTGGGCGCCTGCCGTCCAGGCCACCTGGGGAACCAGCGACGACGACCTCGCGGCGGCCACCGCATTCGCGGTACAGCACTACTTCCCCGAGACCGCGCACTGA
- a CDS encoding SRPBCC domain-containing protein, giving the protein MDDSYTIVATREIAAPVANVWDAWNDSEKIARWWGPAGFRSTVKELDVHEGGRFDVTMHGPDGTDYQNVYVFDSVEPYRQLVYTNVGSAEFGLAAFQSVFDMVGTGDTTQVTLKARFTTEEDKRRHVEEFQAVEGSRQLLERLEEQARSMS; this is encoded by the coding sequence GTGGACGACTCTTACACAATCGTCGCGACCAGGGAGATAGCGGCACCTGTCGCCAACGTCTGGGATGCCTGGAACGACTCCGAGAAGATCGCGAGATGGTGGGGCCCGGCAGGCTTCCGCAGCACCGTCAAGGAACTCGATGTCCACGAGGGCGGACGTTTCGACGTGACGATGCACGGGCCCGACGGGACTGACTACCAGAATGTGTACGTCTTCGATTCCGTCGAACCCTACCGGCAGCTCGTCTACACCAACGTGGGCTCAGCCGAATTCGGCTTGGCCGCCTTCCAGTCTGTTTTCGACATGGTGGGGACCGGCGACACGACGCAGGTGACCTTGAAGGCACGCTTCACCACGGAGGAAGACAAGCGCAGGCATGTGGAGGAATTCCAGGCCGTTGAAGGCTCTCGGCAACTCCTGGAGCGGCTTGAGGAGCAGGCCAGGTCGATGAGCTGA
- a CDS encoding flavin reductase produces the protein MGRRVIPHVAMRPLWQCRNCGAEWPCQPARLALLMEYRKDRLGLLLYLGGLMVQARDQLSQLNPEHTPDLYDRFLGWARRRDRR, from the coding sequence ATGGGGCGGCGGGTGATTCCCCACGTGGCGATGCGTCCGCTCTGGCAGTGCCGCAACTGCGGCGCGGAGTGGCCCTGTCAGCCGGCCCGGCTGGCCCTGCTGATGGAGTACCGGAAGGACCGGCTCGGATTGCTGCTCTACCTGGGTGGGCTGATGGTCCAGGCCCGGGACCAACTCTCCCAACTGAACCCCGAGCACACCCCGGATCTGTACGACCGCTTTCTCGGCTGGGCGCGGCGCCGCGACCGGAGGTGA